A genomic segment from Bradyrhizobium sp. CB1015 encodes:
- a CDS encoding SDR family oxidoreductase, with translation MAAEKVALVTAGGSGMGAGAARRLAADGFRIAILSSSGKGEALAAELGGIGVTGSNQSNDDLKRLVEAAMAKWGRIDVLVNSAGHGPRAPITEITDEQWHTGLDTYLLNVIRPTRLVTPLMQAQKGGAIINISTAWAFEPSAMFPTSAVFRAGLAAFTKIFSDTYAADNVRMNNVLPGWIDSLPQQDARRDSVPMQRYGKVEEIAATISFLASDGAAYITGQNIRVDGGLTRSV, from the coding sequence ATGGCAGCAGAGAAGGTTGCGCTCGTTACCGCCGGCGGCAGCGGCATGGGGGCGGGGGCTGCGCGGCGGCTGGCGGCGGACGGGTTTCGCATCGCGATCCTGTCGTCCTCGGGCAAGGGCGAGGCGCTGGCGGCCGAGCTCGGCGGAATCGGCGTCACCGGCTCGAACCAGTCGAACGACGACCTGAAGCGCCTCGTCGAGGCTGCGATGGCGAAGTGGGGACGGATCGACGTGCTCGTCAACAGCGCCGGGCACGGGCCGCGCGCGCCGATCACCGAGATCACCGACGAGCAGTGGCACACCGGCCTCGACACTTATCTCCTCAACGTGATCCGTCCGACCCGGCTGGTGACGCCGCTGATGCAGGCGCAGAAGGGCGGCGCCATCATCAACATCTCGACCGCCTGGGCGTTCGAGCCGAGCGCGATGTTCCCGACCTCGGCGGTGTTCCGCGCAGGGCTCGCCGCCTTCACCAAGATCTTCAGCGACACTTACGCGGCCGACAATGTCCGCATGAACAACGTGCTGCCGGGCTGGATCGACAGCCTGCCGCAGCAGGACGCGCGACGCGACAGCGTGCCGATGCAGCGCTACGGCAAGGTCGAGGAGATCGCGGCGACGATCTCGTTCCTGGCCTCCGACGGCGCGGCCTACATCACCGGCCAGAACATCCGCGTCGACGGCGGGCTGACGCGCTCCGTCTGA